Proteins encoded within one genomic window of Oncorhynchus nerka isolate Pitt River linkage group LG9b, Oner_Uvic_2.0, whole genome shotgun sequence:
- the LOC115114865 gene encoding regulator of G-protein signaling 5-like, producing the protein MCRELESLPITCLERAKELKALFRSFLQKPDLSISHSHKIDKIRLNMDEPLKWRQSFENLLSNQHGLCLFRAFLVSEFSEENIAFYLACEDYRITKPSSKLSAKAKKIYEEYVCSDAPREVNLDHETKAITKQNLERPSQSCFSLAQKKIYALMEKDCYPRFLKSITYLEISRHVKAG; encoded by the exons ATGTGCCGAGAACTGGAATCACTGCCTATCACATGTCTGGAGAG GGCAAAGGAACTCAAAGCTCTCTTTAGAAGCTTTCTACAGAAGCCAGATCTGAGCATCAGTCACTCACACAAGATTGACAAAATAAG GTTAAATATGGACGAGCCCTTAAAAtggaggcagtcatttgagaacctgCTGTCCAACCAAC ATGGACTGTGCTTGTTCAGAGCTTTCCTGGTGTCAGAGTTTAGTGAGGAGAACATAGCTTTCTACCTGGCCTGTGAAGACTACAGGATAACCAAGCCCTCCTCGAAGCTATCCGCTAAGGCTAAGAAAATCTATGAGGAGTATGTCTGCAGTGACGCACCAAGAGAG GTCAACCTAGACCATGAGACCAAAGCCATCACCAAGCAGAACCTGGAGCGCCCCAGCCAGTCTTGTTTCAGCCTGGCCCAGAAGAAGATCTACGCCCTGATGGAGAAAGACTGCTACCCTCGCTTCCTCAAgtccatcacctacctggagatCAGTCGGCACGTCAAAGCCGGGTAA